Proteins from a single region of Aureibacter tunicatorum:
- a CDS encoding YchJ family protein, producing MTQNKEMLKCPCGSNLNYSECCGRAHRDQSMAKTALQLMKSRYSAYVLGKIDYIKQTTHPKKRKSYDFDQLKRWSKESEWCGLEILDAGSKDEKVTKDIVKFKAKFIQSQKMHEHVELSRFEKKKGLWYYLDGDVS from the coding sequence ATGACGCAAAATAAAGAGATGTTGAAGTGCCCTTGCGGTTCGAATTTGAATTATTCTGAATGTTGCGGGAGAGCGCATAGAGATCAATCCATGGCAAAAACAGCTTTGCAATTGATGAAGAGTCGTTATTCTGCCTATGTATTGGGTAAAATCGATTATATAAAGCAAACCACGCATCCCAAAAAAAGAAAGTCGTATGACTTTGATCAACTAAAAAGGTGGTCGAAGGAATCCGAGTGGTGCGGACTGGAAATTCTCGATGCGGGAAGCAAGGATGAAAAGGTCACTAAAGATATTGTAAAGTTTAAAGCTAAATTTATTCAATCTCAGAAGATGCACGAACATGTTGAATTATCTCGTTTTGAGAAGA
- a CDS encoding DUF6702 family protein: MLSTKLSLAFFYAIMLNMHPFYISVMQINYDEAENSLQISTRIFADDLELALSERGVEGVDLLDHSQEFSDEVKVYLQDRLKFDVNGKPEEFDFLGIEPDGDALWVYMEINGVRKLKDLKIMNSILTDARKKQQNIVKLTVDGEKMVYKLDENKTTIEYDAK, encoded by the coding sequence ATGCTCTCTACTAAGTTAAGTCTTGCCTTTTTTTACGCCATAATGTTGAATATGCATCCATTTTATATCAGCGTGATGCAAATTAATTATGACGAAGCTGAAAATTCATTGCAAATCTCAACAAGGATATTTGCGGATGATCTTGAGCTGGCTTTGTCAGAAAGAGGTGTGGAAGGTGTGGATTTACTCGATCATAGTCAAGAATTTTCTGATGAAGTGAAGGTTTATTTGCAAGATCGGCTTAAGTTTGACGTCAATGGAAAACCAGAAGAATTTGATTTTTTGGGTATTGAGCCTGATGGAGACGCTCTTTGGGTTTATATGGAGATTAATGGAGTTCGTAAGTTAAAAGACTTGAAAATAATGAATTCGATATTAACAGATGCTAGAAAAAAGCAGCAAAATATTGTAAAGCTGACGGTTGATGGTGAGAAAATGGTTTATAAACTTGATGAAAACAAAACAACAATCGAGTATGACGCAAAATAA
- a CDS encoding HupE/UreJ family protein — protein sequence MSEFLIYFKLGIDHILDIDGYDHLLFLVALCCPFIFREFKHVVWLVTAFTIGHSITLVMATFDLFTINSELVEFIIPVTIVLAALSNLKNAGVRASDSDKGLFKLILVFIFGLVHGMGFSNYLRQLLGKEESIFTPLLGFNLGIEAAQVLVIFIFLMFAGIMTNIIGIKRKDWAISISSAIIAFASMLVVSAKFW from the coding sequence ATGTCAGAATTTTTAATTTATTTTAAACTAGGAATCGATCATATTCTAGATATCGATGGTTATGACCATTTGCTTTTTCTAGTGGCGCTATGTTGCCCTTTTATTTTTAGGGAATTCAAGCATGTTGTGTGGCTAGTCACCGCATTCACTATTGGACATTCCATCACTTTAGTCATGGCAACATTCGACCTGTTTACCATTAACTCCGAACTTGTCGAATTTATTATTCCTGTCACCATCGTTCTTGCGGCTTTAAGCAATCTTAAAAATGCAGGAGTCAGAGCCTCGGATAGCGACAAAGGACTTTTCAAGCTAATCCTTGTGTTTATATTCGGTTTGGTGCATGGCATGGGATTTTCCAACTACCTTAGACAATTGCTAGGGAAAGAAGAAAGTATTTTCACCCCGCTTCTAGGATTCAATCTTGGCATTGAAGCCGCGCAAGTTTTGGTGATTTTCATATTTTTAATGTTTGCCGGAATCATGACAAATATTATCGGCATCAAACGCAAGGATTGGGCTATAAGCATTTCTTCAGCGATTATCGCTTTTGCCTCCATGCTTGTCGTTTCAGCAAAATTTTGGTAA
- a CDS encoding M1 family metallopeptidase, whose product MKKLLGCMLFLGLGLSSLAQDNLKDRGFEEIAPLLPTPNVYRNGAGAPGHQYYQQQADYVIKATLDDNRQRLEGKETITYTNNSPDYLSYLWIQLDQNLRKKDSDEYVANSSKMNDRMSASKLFFIVGHDEDYGYHITNVSDENGAKLPHTINKTMMRVDLPEPLAPGKKYTFNIDWWNNINDKTKDHARGGYEHFKEEDNYIYTMTAWFPRMCVYDDVNGWQNKPFLGAGEFALTFGDYEVHITAPSDHMIAATGLLQNPKEVLNTKELDRYNQAKSSTKPMFIRTPDEAKKIAKTKKSDTKTWIYKAENVRDFAWGSSRKFMWDGMGVPMANGDTVLAMSYYPAEAQGLYEKFSTKVVAHTLRTYSKYTIPYPYPVAISVEADNGMEYPMICFNNGRTEKDGTYSESMKYRVHSIIIHEVGHNYFPMIVNSDERKWAWMDEGFNTFLQFVTEQEFQDDYPSRRGPAHKIAQYMASDPSTLSPIMTQSDNVKQYFNNAYGKAATALVILRETVMGRELFDFAFKTYAERWAFKHPKPEDFFRTMEDASGMDLDWYWRGWFYGIDPVDISISQVNWYKTETASPEEKNLSKKKNREKNLSNKTQDLNKSQGLKTALENDPDLADFYNRYDRYQTSSSETKAYKTFVESLNEDEKQYFNPDMNYYELEFENIGGLPMPIILKMEYADGSEETLTIPAEIWRHDNAKVTKVIARDKEVVQFILDPNRETADIDEDNNYYPRQMLPSRFDLYKKKTSSKSNPMQKSNK is encoded by the coding sequence ATGAAAAAACTCCTTGGCTGCATGCTGTTTTTAGGCTTAGGGCTATCCTCCCTAGCTCAAGACAACCTCAAAGACAGAGGTTTTGAGGAAATAGCTCCTTTGCTCCCAACACCTAATGTCTATAGAAATGGAGCCGGAGCTCCCGGACATCAATATTATCAACAACAAGCGGACTATGTTATTAAAGCAACGCTTGATGACAATCGCCAAAGGCTAGAAGGCAAAGAAACTATAACGTATACAAATAACTCTCCCGACTATCTGAGTTACCTTTGGATACAATTAGACCAAAATCTACGAAAAAAAGACTCTGATGAGTATGTCGCGAATTCATCCAAAATGAATGACCGCATGAGCGCATCTAAGCTATTTTTCATTGTCGGGCATGATGAAGACTATGGGTATCATATCACAAATGTGAGTGATGAAAATGGCGCGAAGCTCCCGCATACGATTAATAAGACCATGATGAGAGTCGACTTGCCTGAGCCATTAGCTCCAGGCAAAAAGTATACTTTCAATATCGACTGGTGGAATAATATCAATGACAAGACAAAAGACCATGCCAGAGGCGGATATGAACACTTCAAGGAAGAAGACAATTACATATACACGATGACAGCATGGTTTCCTAGAATGTGCGTGTACGATGATGTCAACGGTTGGCAGAACAAGCCATTTTTGGGAGCTGGGGAGTTCGCATTGACATTTGGCGACTACGAAGTTCATATCACAGCGCCTTCCGACCATATGATCGCCGCTACTGGATTATTGCAAAACCCTAAAGAGGTTCTTAATACGAAAGAGCTTGACCGATACAATCAAGCGAAAAGTTCAACTAAGCCTATGTTCATCAGAACTCCTGATGAAGCCAAGAAAATCGCCAAAACAAAAAAGAGCGATACCAAAACATGGATTTACAAAGCTGAGAATGTTAGGGATTTCGCTTGGGGAAGCTCCAGAAAATTCATGTGGGATGGTATGGGAGTGCCTATGGCTAATGGAGACACTGTTTTAGCAATGTCTTATTACCCAGCAGAAGCTCAAGGCTTGTATGAAAAATTCTCAACTAAAGTAGTTGCCCATACGCTTAGAACTTACTCTAAATACACGATACCTTACCCTTACCCGGTAGCGATCTCTGTGGAAGCTGACAATGGTATGGAATACCCTATGATATGCTTCAATAATGGGAGAACCGAGAAAGACGGCACTTATTCCGAGTCAATGAAATACAGAGTCCACTCTATAATCATACATGAGGTGGGACACAACTATTTTCCAATGATTGTCAACTCGGACGAGAGAAAATGGGCTTGGATGGATGAAGGATTTAATACATTTCTGCAATTTGTGACAGAACAAGAATTTCAAGACGATTATCCGTCAAGAAGAGGCCCTGCTCATAAAATTGCTCAATATATGGCTTCCGATCCTTCGACCTTAAGCCCTATTATGACACAGTCAGACAATGTAAAGCAATATTTCAATAATGCTTACGGCAAGGCGGCTACAGCTTTAGTTATCTTAAGGGAGACTGTCATGGGCAGGGAATTATTCGACTTCGCATTCAAAACTTATGCTGAAAGATGGGCTTTCAAACACCCTAAGCCTGAAGATTTCTTCAGGACAATGGAAGATGCTTCAGGAATGGATCTGGATTGGTATTGGAGAGGCTGGTTTTACGGAATCGATCCAGTGGACATTTCCATCAGCCAAGTCAACTGGTACAAAACAGAAACAGCAAGCCCTGAAGAAAAAAACTTAAGCAAGAAAAAGAATCGCGAGAAAAATCTAAGTAACAAGACCCAAGATCTAAACAAGTCCCAAGGACTCAAAACGGCGCTTGAGAACGATCCGGACTTAGCGGATTTTTATAACCGTTACGACCGTTACCAAACTTCAAGTTCTGAGACCAAAGCCTACAAAACCTTCGTAGAATCTCTTAATGAAGATGAAAAGCAATATTTCAACCCTGACATGAATTACTATGAATTGGAGTTTGAAAATATTGGAGGCTTGCCAATGCCGATCATCCTAAAAATGGAGTATGCTGATGGCTCAGAAGAGACATTGACCATCCCTGCGGAAATTTGGAGACATGACAATGCAAAAGTCACTAAAGTCATCGCTAGGGACAAGGAAGTTGTCCAATTCATCCTAGATCCAAATCGAGAGACAGCAGACATCGATGAAGACAACAATTACTATCCGAGACAAATGCTGCCTTCAAGGTTTGACTTATACAAAAAGAAAACATCTTCAAAGTCAAATCCGATGCAGAAAAGCAATAAGTAA
- a CDS encoding lactoylglutathione lyase family protein, with protein MTKQAYPKAFSHIGITVPDLDQAIQFYQGVMGWYLLMGPETVTEENETAIGKMCIDVFGTGWKNFRIAHLATSDGIGVELFEFKEAKNTRPDFQPFKTGLFHFCVQDPNIEELTKQIVEAGGKQRMPIREYYPGEKPFKMVYVEDPFGVVFEIYTHSYELTYSSGAYK; from the coding sequence ATGACAAAACAAGCATATCCAAAAGCCTTTTCCCACATTGGCATCACTGTGCCGGATTTGGATCAAGCGATACAATTCTATCAAGGCGTAATGGGTTGGTACCTGCTCATGGGCCCTGAAACAGTAACTGAAGAAAACGAAACCGCAATAGGCAAAATGTGCATCGATGTATTTGGCACAGGGTGGAAGAATTTTCGCATTGCCCATTTAGCCACATCGGACGGAATCGGCGTCGAATTATTCGAATTCAAAGAAGCTAAAAATACTAGGCCTGATTTTCAACCATTCAAGACGGGGTTATTCCACTTCTGCGTGCAGGACCCTAACATCGAAGAGCTAACCAAGCAAATTGTGGAAGCTGGAGGAAAACAACGAATGCCAATACGAGAATATTACCCAGGCGAAAAGCCCTTCAAAATGGTATATGTAGAAGATCCATTTGGCGTGGTTTTCGAGATTTACACGCATAGTTATGAGCTTACATATTCATCAGGAGCTTATAAATAA
- a CDS encoding GAF domain-containing protein, which yields MNTTTLFNNLKGRMVLVFGVLVVIGLLIASSFYFYQSRQILKDTIKEQLNPAMSRRMDHLINNIFIRIEDFGKYGMYENYYLINALAQEEVDTTLVMDHLDAFLATQVHSQLQIADLTHNIMFSTDNGITKLDEDTQMVQTVQDKLDGRYGKWNITVKDGKEILELSHIIMDKKTDSPLGIFFFQIDWEPYKNYFTELDIGGNNNILIMKRDGQIIIDNFRKNSGKNFRNIEGMGQFYLEASTVNNRHEGGRSDYEFNGEEKSLSYFPLRGGEWVLLIDTSITELLNPLSDSLIGMWWIAMGIIIISIILVAFFSNKFSANLHLVTQYLDKLSSGKILQDTSMNIDILEFNKIANSFHNMNERVKKYVNFTHRIGKGDMDAALEVSENDELGHSLIDMRNSLLELKNKDEIQKWIDGGLARFAELIRKEKQDISILSDSIIKELVEYIGSNQGMLFVIDDLEDDSLLTLKGCYAFGKKKHLDKQVKPGEGLVGQCFLEKQMTLITEIPESYYKITSGLGEALPSHILLVPIKIDNQVLGVIEIASFKDFEEYKLQFIERLCEMIASSISMVKINEKTMILLQDSQRKSEELRGQEEEIRQNMEELLATQEDFKRKEIDYLKRIEELETSLQTKNATA from the coding sequence ATGAACACGACTACGCTATTTAACAACCTGAAAGGGCGAATGGTCCTTGTTTTTGGCGTACTGGTGGTAATAGGATTATTGATAGCCTCGTCATTCTATTTTTACCAGTCAAGACAAATACTTAAAGATACTATCAAGGAACAATTGAACCCGGCAATGAGCCGAAGAATGGATCACTTGATCAATAATATCTTCATAAGGATAGAGGACTTTGGGAAGTATGGGATGTATGAAAACTATTACTTGATCAATGCCTTGGCTCAAGAAGAAGTGGACACGACCTTGGTCATGGATCACCTTGACGCTTTCTTAGCTACTCAGGTCCACAGCCAATTGCAAATTGCCGATTTGACTCATAATATCATGTTTTCTACCGACAATGGAATCACCAAGTTAGATGAAGACACACAAATGGTCCAAACCGTTCAGGACAAGCTGGACGGAAGATATGGCAAATGGAATATCACCGTCAAGGACGGTAAGGAAATACTAGAGCTCAGTCATATCATTATGGACAAAAAAACTGACAGTCCTCTGGGTATTTTCTTTTTCCAAATTGATTGGGAGCCTTATAAAAATTACTTTACCGAACTTGATATAGGTGGAAATAATAACATCCTGATTATGAAAAGGGATGGCCAAATCATCATCGACAATTTCAGAAAAAATAGTGGGAAAAATTTCAGAAATATCGAAGGAATGGGGCAATTCTATCTTGAGGCATCCACAGTCAATAACAGGCATGAAGGAGGAAGATCTGACTATGAATTCAATGGCGAGGAAAAGTCTTTAAGCTATTTCCCTTTGAGAGGTGGTGAATGGGTCTTATTGATAGACACTTCCATTACCGAGCTTTTAAACCCTCTTTCAGATTCATTGATCGGCATGTGGTGGATTGCAATGGGTATCATAATAATATCCATCATATTAGTAGCTTTCTTCAGCAACAAATTTTCCGCGAATTTGCACTTGGTAACCCAATACCTTGATAAGTTAAGTTCTGGAAAAATTCTTCAAGACACCTCAATGAATATTGACATTTTGGAGTTTAATAAAATTGCTAATTCATTCCATAATATGAATGAAAGAGTGAAAAAGTATGTCAACTTCACACACCGCATAGGAAAAGGCGACATGGATGCTGCTCTTGAAGTAAGTGAAAATGACGAACTTGGGCACTCTCTAATTGATATGAGAAACTCTCTATTAGAACTTAAAAACAAGGATGAAATACAAAAGTGGATTGATGGAGGCTTAGCTAGATTCGCAGAACTGATAAGAAAAGAAAAACAAGATATTTCGATCTTATCCGACAGTATCATCAAGGAACTAGTTGAATATATCGGTTCGAATCAAGGCATGCTTTTCGTCATTGACGACTTGGAAGATGACTCATTATTAACCCTAAAAGGTTGCTATGCATTTGGCAAGAAAAAACACCTTGACAAACAAGTCAAACCAGGAGAAGGCTTGGTTGGCCAATGCTTCCTAGAAAAGCAAATGACATTAATCACCGAAATCCCGGAGTCATACTATAAAATCACTTCCGGGCTGGGGGAAGCTCTTCCTTCGCATATCTTGCTTGTCCCTATTAAAATAGACAACCAAGTCTTGGGTGTCATCGAAATCGCATCCTTCAAGGACTTTGAAGAGTATAAGCTGCAATTTATCGAAAGGCTTTGCGAAATGATCGCTTCTTCTATCTCAATGGTGAAAATCAACGAGAAAACAATGATTCTACTTCAAGACAGTCAACGAAAAAGCGAAGAACTCAGAGGCCAAGAAGAGGAAATCAGACAAAATATGGAAGAACTTCTGGCAACTCAAGAAGACTTCAAGAGAAAAGAAATAGACTATCTCAAAAGAATTGAAGAACTGGAAACTTCTCTTCAAACCAAAAACGCTACCGCGTAA
- a CDS encoding sensor histidine kinase, which produces MESDRVRSWAERLSNNRVNGREDFRKSVLIKLGLFALCVAMMVYTFFGDYEYYVVMGMLGLVVVLGYKLVVFFDEIISDVKLFADKLVDSKNNRQFSSNEQGSLQNYLVNIYQQQLRQNQQKQKVKQSQFSHLKTIIQHIEIGLISFEESGKIHIFNSAARQLLKCGQHKNINELKPISLSLVDQFKSLKTGGRTLVKIEQEDDTIQLSIFAIELNYMDRPVKLIALQNLQTELEQNEMEAWKKLVRVLTHEIMNSVTPITSLSQTIEDEIIELQSNESKEEDFAESMDDIRMAVKTIGKRGRGLISFVNDFKNITHIPKPDISKENLFELLVNIKTLHLAELQKANVSLNITDLSQSPIVEIDKSQIEQVFINLIKNAIQAMKMDEANKYVNVVVKDATDKDMLQVNVSDNGKGIDEDALGRIFVPFFTTKKEGSGIGLSLSKQIIRQHLGTISVKSKLGAGTEFTLKFKKEIADAIN; this is translated from the coding sequence ATGGAATCTGATCGAGTTCGGAGTTGGGCGGAGAGGCTTTCCAACAATCGTGTCAATGGCCGTGAAGACTTTAGAAAGTCCGTTTTGATCAAGTTGGGCTTGTTTGCTCTGTGTGTTGCCATGATGGTTTATACCTTTTTTGGCGACTATGAATACTATGTGGTGATGGGAATGCTGGGCTTGGTCGTGGTGTTAGGTTATAAATTGGTTGTTTTTTTTGACGAGATAATCTCTGATGTGAAGCTTTTTGCGGACAAGCTTGTGGACAGCAAGAATAATCGACAGTTTTCCAGCAACGAGCAAGGCTCATTGCAAAACTATTTAGTCAATATTTACCAACAGCAACTTCGGCAAAATCAGCAAAAACAGAAAGTCAAGCAGTCCCAATTCAGCCATCTGAAAACGATCATACAGCATATAGAGATTGGCTTGATTTCTTTTGAGGAAAGCGGTAAGATACATATTTTCAATTCGGCGGCAAGGCAATTATTGAAATGCGGACAGCATAAGAATATCAATGAGTTGAAACCGATCAGCCTTTCTTTGGTCGATCAGTTTAAATCCTTGAAGACAGGTGGAAGGACTTTAGTAAAGATAGAACAAGAAGACGATACTATTCAACTTTCGATATTTGCGATAGAATTGAATTATATGGATCGTCCCGTTAAGCTTATAGCTTTGCAAAATTTGCAAACAGAGCTGGAGCAAAACGAAATGGAGGCTTGGAAAAAGTTGGTAAGAGTTCTTACTCATGAGATTATGAATTCGGTGACGCCAATTACTTCACTGTCCCAAACCATAGAGGACGAGATCATAGAGCTTCAGTCAAATGAAAGCAAGGAAGAAGACTTTGCGGAATCCATGGATGATATTCGAATGGCTGTCAAGACTATTGGAAAGAGAGGCAGAGGCTTGATTAGTTTTGTCAACGATTTTAAAAATATCACTCATATCCCGAAGCCTGATATCAGCAAAGAGAACCTTTTTGAGCTATTGGTAAATATTAAGACTTTGCATTTGGCGGAATTGCAAAAAGCCAATGTATCGTTGAATATTACGGATTTATCTCAAAGCCCTATAGTGGAAATTGACAAATCTCAGATTGAGCAAGTATTTATAAACCTTATTAAAAATGCTATTCAGGCGATGAAAATGGATGAGGCTAACAAGTATGTGAACGTTGTTGTCAAGGACGCTACAGATAAGGATATGCTGCAAGTAAATGTGAGTGACAATGGAAAAGGTATTGATGAGGATGCATTAGGGCGGATTTTTGTGCCGTTTTTTACTACAAAAAAAGAAGGCTCTGGAATTGGTTTGAGTTTGAGCAAGCAGATTATAAGACAGCACTTGGGCACAATATCAGTGAAATCCAAGCTGGGAGCGGGAACGGAATTTACGCTGAAGTTCAAGAAAGAAATCGCTGATGCGATAAATTAA
- a CDS encoding sigma-54 dependent transcriptional regulator, protein MAADKVLGRILMVDDDEDVLFAGKMLLKKHAQEVTIEKNPQKIPFLLNNYQYDLILLDMNYTDDTASGKEGIYWLEEILDRQPNAKVVMITAFGDVELAVKSLKIGAMDFVVKPWENAKLIETLKSAQNAESMAAKQDVEEESQEEGPMKGIVGSGESLREIFSIIDKIAGTDANVLILGENGTGKELIAKAIHERSKRKEKVFVNVDMGAITESLFESELFGHKKGSFTDAHEDRKGRFELAHDGTLFLDEIGNLSLPLQAKLLTALQRRKVSRVGDHKEIDVNIRLIAATNGSLHEMVEDKTFRQDLLYRLNTVEIRLPALRERKEDIEELAKFFVKRYCKKYDKKSKQLQAGALAKLEEYAWPGNVRELQHAIERSVIMCEDQFLRKEDFSFLRTEASDRHDMAFDNYNLEEIERKVIQEALDKYKGNISKASRELGITRAALYRRLEKHGI, encoded by the coding sequence ATGGCCGCTGATAAGGTGCTTGGAAGAATATTGATGGTGGATGATGACGAGGATGTGTTGTTCGCAGGTAAAATGCTGCTGAAGAAGCATGCGCAGGAAGTGACAATAGAGAAAAACCCTCAGAAGATTCCTTTTTTGCTTAACAACTACCAATATGATCTCATCTTGCTTGACATGAATTACACAGATGACACGGCAAGCGGCAAGGAAGGCATTTATTGGCTGGAAGAGATATTGGACCGTCAGCCTAATGCAAAGGTTGTGATGATTACAGCTTTTGGAGATGTCGAACTGGCAGTCAAGTCATTGAAAATCGGAGCTATGGACTTTGTGGTCAAGCCATGGGAAAACGCCAAGCTTATCGAAACGTTAAAATCTGCTCAAAACGCGGAAAGCATGGCAGCAAAGCAAGACGTGGAAGAGGAGAGTCAGGAAGAGGGGCCTATGAAGGGAATTGTGGGTTCTGGCGAATCTTTGAGAGAGATCTTCAGTATCATTGACAAAATTGCCGGCACGGATGCCAATGTATTGATATTGGGTGAGAACGGGACTGGAAAGGAATTGATAGCCAAAGCGATTCATGAACGATCGAAGAGAAAAGAGAAGGTCTTTGTGAATGTGGATATGGGAGCGATTACCGAGTCCCTTTTTGAAAGCGAGCTATTTGGCCATAAGAAGGGATCATTTACCGACGCACATGAGGATCGAAAAGGACGTTTTGAGCTAGCGCATGATGGAACGCTGTTTTTGGATGAAATTGGCAATTTGAGTTTGCCTTTGCAGGCTAAATTATTGACAGCATTGCAGAGACGAAAAGTAAGTCGTGTGGGTGATCACAAGGAAATAGATGTTAATATAAGGCTTATCGCTGCTACTAATGGGTCATTGCATGAGATGGTGGAGGATAAGACATTCAGGCAAGATTTATTGTATCGTCTCAATACTGTTGAGATTAGATTGCCGGCATTGCGCGAAAGAAAAGAAGACATTGAAGAGTTGGCCAAATTCTTTGTAAAAAGATATTGCAAAAAATACGATAAGAAGTCAAAGCAATTGCAAGCAGGGGCTTTAGCAAAGCTTGAGGAATATGCTTGGCCAGGAAATGTAAGGGAATTGCAGCATGCTATCGAAAGATCTGTGATCATGTGCGAGGATCAGTTTTTGCGCAAAGAAGATTTTTCGTTTTTGAGAACTGAGGCAAGCGATCGTCATGACATGGCATTTGACAATTATAACCTTGAAGAGATAGAACGAAAAGTGATCCAAGAGGCATTGGACAAGTACAAGGGCAATATTTCAAAGGCTTCAAGAGAATTGGGTATCACCAGAGCCGCATTGTACAGAAGATTGGAAAAGCATGGAATCTGA